Proteins encoded by one window of Panicum virgatum strain AP13 chromosome 7N, P.virgatum_v5, whole genome shotgun sequence:
- the LOC120681637 gene encoding sugar transport protein MST1-like, with protein MAGGAIVPNDGPATDYGGSLTLSVFMSCLVAASGGLIFGYDIGISGGVSEMEPFLRRFFPHVLRRMAAAKGNEYCLYDSQTLTAFTSSLYVAGLVASLVASRVTGAMGRQAVMLMGGALFFAGGAMTGSAVNIAMLIVGRMLLGFGVGFTNQAAPLFLAEMAPSRWRGALTAGYQFFLALGVLTANLVNYATARASWGWRVSLGLAGAPAVVIFVGALFLTDTPTSLVMRGRADRARAALLRVRGPDADVDAELRDIAKAVEAARRSEDGAFRRMATRREYRPHLVLAVAVPMFFQLTGVIVLAFFAPLVFRTVGFGSNAALMGAVINGAVNLGSLLLSTLVIDRYGRKVLFMVGGIQMVIAQVGIAWIMGAKIGESGEAAMAHPYAVAVLVFTCLHTAGFGWSWGPLGWVIPSEIFPVDIRSAGQAMNVSIGLCLTFVQTQSFLAMLCRFKYATFAYYAAWVAVMTVFIALFLPETKGIPLESMGTIWVKHWYWKRFVHDGKSAVALT; from the exons ATGGCCGGAGGTGCCATTGTTCCGAATGATGGCCCTGCCACGGACTACGGCGGAAGCCTGACTCTCTCGGTGTTCATGAGCTGCCTTGTGGCTGCCTCGGGCGGCCTGATCTTCGGCTACGACATCGGCATCTCAG GCGGCGTGTCGGAGATGGAGCCGTTCCTGAGGCGCTTCTTCCCGCACGTCCTgaggcggatggcggcggccaAGGGGAACGAGTACTGCCTCTACGACAGCCAGACGCTGACGGCCTTCACGTCGTCCCTGTACGTGGCCGGGCTGGTGGCGTCGCTGGTGGCCAGCCGCGTGACCGGGGCGATGGGCCGGCAGGCCGTCATGCTCATGGGCGGCGCGCTCTtcttcgccggcggcgccatgaCCGGCTCCGCCGTGAACATCGCCATGCTCATCGTCGGCCGCATGCTGCTCGGCTTCGGCGTCGGGTTCACCAACCAG GCTGCTCCTCTGTTCCTCGCCGAGATGGCCCCgtcgcggtggcgcggcgcccTCACCGCGGGCTACCAGTTCTTCCTCGCGCTCGGGGTGCTCACGGCCAACCTCGTCAACTACGCCACGGCGCGGGCCTCCTGGGGCTGGCGCGTCTCGCTGGGCCTCGCGGGCGCGCCGGCCGTCGTCATCTTCGTCGGCGCACTCTTCCTCACCGATACCCCGACCAGCCTCGTCATGCGCGGGCGCGCCGACAGGGCCCGCGCGGCGCTCCTCCGGGTGCGCGGGCCCGACGCGGACGTGGACGCCGAGCTCCGGGACATCGCCAAGGCCGTGGAGGCCGCGCGCCGGAGCGAGGACGGCGCGTTCCGCCGGATGGCCACGCGGCGCGAGTACCGCCCGCACCTGGTGCTCGCCGTGGCCGTGCCCATGTTCTTCCAGCTCACCGGCGTCATCGTGCTCGCCTTCTTCGCGCCCCTCGTGTTCCGCACCGTCGGCTTCGGCAGCAACGCCGCGCTCATGGGCGCCGTCATCAACGGCGCCGTGAACCTGGGCTCCCTCCTGCTCTCCACCCTCGTCATCGACAGGTACGGCCGCAAGGTGCTCTTCATGGTCGGCGGCATCCAAATGGTCATTGCCCAG GTTGGGATTGCTTGGATCATGGGCGCAAAAATCGGCgagagcggcgaggcggccatggcgcacCCCTACGCGGTGGCGGTGCTGGTGTTCACCTGCCTGCACACCGCCGGGTTCGGGTGGTCATGGGGGCCTCTGGGGTGGGTGATCCCGAGTGAGATATTCCCGGTGGACATCCGGTCGGCGGGGCAGGCCATGAACGTCTCCATCGGCCTCTGCCTCACCTTCGTGCAGACGCAGTCGTTCCTCGCCATGCTCTGCCGCTTCAAGTACGCCACCTTCGCCTACTACGCCGCCTGGGTCGCCGTCATGACCGTCTTCATCGCGCTCTTCCTGCCGGAGACCAAGGGCATCCCGCTCGAGTCCATGGGCACCATTTGGGTGAAGCACTGGTACTGGAAGAGGTTCGTCCACGACGGAAAGAGCGCCGTGGCACTAACCTAG
- the LOC120681636 gene encoding synaptonemal complex protein ZEP1-like isoform X1, whose product MQKLTGLRSLEGFRSLVGSTSTAMKAANPKPSSDAGGSSYGSFANLKITAEKLVKEQASVKTDLEMAHTKLRRATEQINLLEGKLQQAVNENAKLKVKQNEDSKLWQGLDSKISSTKTLCDQLTETLQQLASQTEQAEEDKKFFEEMLGKNSKALDEFNCLLHDLSTKLECAEQKIIAGKQEMLQIKREKEEMDRSHKEQLYSNDTTIKEKDSLIKLLEGSVDENKSHLTCLNSRLQCMEKELKQKDGICISLKENLASSESEKNNLELRNQGCILEIEKLCKDNKDLNELLSGFMAKVTELDEEHASMSSHVSRLLCSFERFYEKAQEEKMLIARSSKDKFEHLQKQYADLSSENNALEIEIEELKSRITELQKTQEIVMVQHVEECQVTEDKIRRLESEAETSASNISRLETLASELQGRVQKLLEDSTLAENHKQELLEKILKLESDNQELQGQLQSIMEEKSNNAESLQGEISKRDQQVDTLENQINQLRCVLNEKEQLYTCSVEREKTLEDQKLQVEASLAATECQLNEAKKQYDLMLEGKQIELSKHLKELSLKNDQAINEIRKKYELEKIEITNAEKEKAEKLVREMENKCDEKLSEHKQDSERYLMRLKEEHGAMVARIQQDNEHKESTLQAYHKEELQRIQSQAENELRERLSLLRKEHDLQIKSLRMQHEEECQRMQEELELQKSKEEKQRALLQLQWKVMGENQQVDQEVNSKKVLSEYSVSSMKRRDPYGRKEHELQLGSPETKRKDVNLSGILQSPISNMLRKVEKGSQDIPKHRKVTHHEYEVETANGRITKRRKTRSTVMISEPNTQKSLHNTADKDVTKIRKVPTGSHAHPANIGELFSEGSLNPYADDPYAFG is encoded by the exons ATGCAGAAGCTCACGGGGCTTAGGAGCCTTGAGGGGTTCCGATCCCTCGTTGGGTCCACCTCAACGGCCATGAAGGCCGCGAACCCCAAGCCCTCCTCGGATGCTGGAGGCAGTTCGTACGGGAGCTTCGCCAACCTTAAGATCACAGCAG AAAAATTGGTTAAGGAGCAGGCTTCGGTGAAGACTGATCTGGAAATGGCG CATACCAAACTGAGAAGAGCAACAGAACAGATAAACCTTTTAGAGGGAAAACTTCAACAAGCTGTGAATGAAAATGCAAAGCTTAAGGTGAAGCAGAATGAAGATTCGAAGCTCTGGCAGGGTTTAGATTCGAAAATCTCCTCAACAAAGACCTTGTGTGATCAATTGACTGAAACTTTGCAGCAGCTAGCTAGTCAGACAGAACAAG CTGAGGAAGATAAGAAGTTTTTCGAGGAGATGCTTGGGAAGAATTCCAAAGCTCTGGATGAATTCAACTGTCTGTTGCATGATTTATCAACAAAATTGGAGTGTGCAGAACAAAAGATCATTGCAG GGAAACAGGAGATGTTGCAGATCAAAcgagaaaaagaagaaatggaTCGAAGTCACAAGGAACAACTGTATTCAAATGATACTACAATTAAGGAAAAAG ATTCCCTCATCAAGCTGTTGGAGGGTTCAGTTGATGAAAATAAATCCCACTTGACATGTCTCAACTCCCGCTTGCAATGCATGGAGAAAGAGCTGAAGCAAAAAGATGGTATTTGCATCAGCCTGAAAGAAAACCTAGCAAGCAGTGAAAGTGAAAAGAATAACTTGGAGCTTAGGAATCAGGGCTGTATTCTTGAAATTGAAAAACTATGCAAGGACAACAAAGATCTCAACGAATTGCTTAGTGGCTTCATGGCTAAAGTAACTGAGCTAGATGAAGAGCATGCCTCTATGTCAAGTCATGTGTCTAGGCTGCTTTGTTCATTTGAAAGGTTCTATGAAAAGGCCCAAGAGGAGAAAATGCTAATAGCAAGATCTTCTAAGGACAAATTTGAACATCTCCAAAAGCAATATGCAGATTTGTCATCAGAGAACAATGCTCTCGAGATTGAAATCGAAGAACTGAAGTCCAGAATCACAGAATTGCAGAAAACTCAAGAAATTGTTATGGTTCAACATGTTGAAGAATGCCAAGTGACTGAAGATAAAATCAGAAGATTAGAGTCTGAAGCTGAAACTTCTGCATCCAACATCAGTCGGTTAGAAACATTAGCTTCTGAACTTCAAGGTAGAGTTCAAAAGTTACTGGAAGATTCTACCCTTGCTGAAAATCACAAG CAAGAGTTACTTGAAAAGATTTTGAAGCTAGAATCAGATAATCAGGAGCTTCAAGGCCAACTGCAGTCAATTATGGAAGAGAAATCTAACAATGCTGAATCTCTCCAAGGAGAGATATCTAAGCGTGACCAGCAGGTTGACACACTTGAGAATCAGATCAACCAGCTCCGCTGTGTTCTGAATGAGAAGGAGCAACTTTATACTTGTTCTGTAGAGAGAGAGAAGACTTTGGAGGACCAGAAATTACAG GTCGAAGCATCACTTGCTGCAACAGAATGCCAACTTAATGAGGCAAAAAAACAGTATGATCTCATGCTTGAAGGTAAACAGATAGAGCTATCCAAGCACTTGAAAGAGCTATCTCTCAAAAATGACCAG GCGATAAATGAAATTCGTAAGAAGTATGAACTTGAAAAGATAGAAATCACTAATGCTGAAAAAGAAAAG GCAGAGAAGCTCGTAAGGGAAATGGAAAACAAATGTGACGAAAAGCTATCAGAGCACAAGCAAGATTCCGAGAGGTATTTGATGCGTCTTAAGGAGGAACATGGCGCAATG GTGGCAAGAATTCAGCAGGATAATGAGCATAAAGAGTCAACTCTCCAGGCTTATCACAAAGAAGAACTGCAGCGCATTCAGTCTCAGGCTGAGAATGAACTGAGGGAG AGGCTGTCATTGCTCAGAAAAGAGCATGACCTTCAAATAAAATCACTAAGGATGCAGCATGAGGAAGAATGCCAGAGGATGCAGGAAGAACTGGAGCTTCAGAAGTCAAAG gaggagaaGCAAAGGGCATTATTACAGTTACAGTGGAAAGTAATGGGAGAAAATCAACAAGTCGACCAAGAAGTGAACTCTAAGAAGGTGCTGTCT GAATACTCTGTTTCGTCGATGAAGAGGAGAGATCCATATGGAAGAAAAGAACATGAGCTCCAGTTGGGAAGTCCTGAGACCAAACGGAAG GATGTAAACTTATCTGGGATTCTACAATCACCAATTTCAAACATGTTGAGAAAGGTAGAGAAAGGGTCTCAAGATATTCCTAAACACAGAAAG GTAACACACCATGAATATGAAGTTGAGACAGCAAATGGAAGAATCACAAAGCGCAGAAAAACTAGGAGCACCGTCATGATTAGT GAACCGAACACTCAGAAGTCATTGCATAATACTGCTGACAAGGATGTTACAAAAATACGAAAG GTTCCCACTGGATCCCATGCTCATCCCGCAAACATCGGCGAATTATTCTCTGAAGGATCCTTGAATCCATATGCTGACGACCCTTATGCTTTTGGCTAG
- the LOC120681636 gene encoding synaptonemal complex protein ZEP1-like isoform X2, with amino-acid sequence MQKLTGLRSLEGFRSLVGSTSTAMKAANPKPSSDAGGSSYGSFANLKITAEKLVKEQASVKTDLEMAHTKLRRATEQINLLEGKLQQAVNENAKLKVKQNEDSKLWQGLDSKISSTKTLCDQLTETLQQLASQTEQAEEDKKFFEEMLGKNSKALDEFNCLLHDLSTKLECAEQKIIAGKQEMLQIKREKEEMDRSHKEQLYSNDTTIKEKDSLIKLLEGSVDENKSHLTCLNSRLQCMEKELKQKDGICISLKENLASSESEKNNLELRNQGCILEIEKLCKDNKDLNELLSGFMAKVTELDEEHASMSSHVSRLLCSFERFYEKAQEEKMLIARSSKDKFEHLQKQYADLSSENNALEIEIEELKSRITELQKTQEIVMVQHVEECQVTEDKIRRLESEAETSASNISRLETLASELQGRVQKLLEDSTLAENHKQELLEKILKLESDNQELQGQLQSIMEEKSNNAESLQGEISKRDQQVDTLENQINQLRCVLNEKEQLYTCSVEREKTLEDQKLQVEASLAATECQLNEAKKQYDLMLEGKQIELSKHLKELSLKNDQAINEIRKKYELEKIEITNAEKEKAEKLVREMENKCDEKLSEHKQDSERYLMRLKEEHGAMVARIQQDNEHKESTLQAYHKEELQRIQSQAENELRERLSLLRKEHDLQIKSLRMQHEEECQRMQEELELQKSKEEKQRALLQLQWKVMGENQQVDQEVNSKKEYSVSSMKRRDPYGRKEHELQLGSPETKRKDVNLSGILQSPISNMLRKVEKGSQDIPKHRKVTHHEYEVETANGRITKRRKTRSTVMISEPNTQKSLHNTADKDVTKIRKVPTGSHAHPANIGELFSEGSLNPYADDPYAFG; translated from the exons ATGCAGAAGCTCACGGGGCTTAGGAGCCTTGAGGGGTTCCGATCCCTCGTTGGGTCCACCTCAACGGCCATGAAGGCCGCGAACCCCAAGCCCTCCTCGGATGCTGGAGGCAGTTCGTACGGGAGCTTCGCCAACCTTAAGATCACAGCAG AAAAATTGGTTAAGGAGCAGGCTTCGGTGAAGACTGATCTGGAAATGGCG CATACCAAACTGAGAAGAGCAACAGAACAGATAAACCTTTTAGAGGGAAAACTTCAACAAGCTGTGAATGAAAATGCAAAGCTTAAGGTGAAGCAGAATGAAGATTCGAAGCTCTGGCAGGGTTTAGATTCGAAAATCTCCTCAACAAAGACCTTGTGTGATCAATTGACTGAAACTTTGCAGCAGCTAGCTAGTCAGACAGAACAAG CTGAGGAAGATAAGAAGTTTTTCGAGGAGATGCTTGGGAAGAATTCCAAAGCTCTGGATGAATTCAACTGTCTGTTGCATGATTTATCAACAAAATTGGAGTGTGCAGAACAAAAGATCATTGCAG GGAAACAGGAGATGTTGCAGATCAAAcgagaaaaagaagaaatggaTCGAAGTCACAAGGAACAACTGTATTCAAATGATACTACAATTAAGGAAAAAG ATTCCCTCATCAAGCTGTTGGAGGGTTCAGTTGATGAAAATAAATCCCACTTGACATGTCTCAACTCCCGCTTGCAATGCATGGAGAAAGAGCTGAAGCAAAAAGATGGTATTTGCATCAGCCTGAAAGAAAACCTAGCAAGCAGTGAAAGTGAAAAGAATAACTTGGAGCTTAGGAATCAGGGCTGTATTCTTGAAATTGAAAAACTATGCAAGGACAACAAAGATCTCAACGAATTGCTTAGTGGCTTCATGGCTAAAGTAACTGAGCTAGATGAAGAGCATGCCTCTATGTCAAGTCATGTGTCTAGGCTGCTTTGTTCATTTGAAAGGTTCTATGAAAAGGCCCAAGAGGAGAAAATGCTAATAGCAAGATCTTCTAAGGACAAATTTGAACATCTCCAAAAGCAATATGCAGATTTGTCATCAGAGAACAATGCTCTCGAGATTGAAATCGAAGAACTGAAGTCCAGAATCACAGAATTGCAGAAAACTCAAGAAATTGTTATGGTTCAACATGTTGAAGAATGCCAAGTGACTGAAGATAAAATCAGAAGATTAGAGTCTGAAGCTGAAACTTCTGCATCCAACATCAGTCGGTTAGAAACATTAGCTTCTGAACTTCAAGGTAGAGTTCAAAAGTTACTGGAAGATTCTACCCTTGCTGAAAATCACAAG CAAGAGTTACTTGAAAAGATTTTGAAGCTAGAATCAGATAATCAGGAGCTTCAAGGCCAACTGCAGTCAATTATGGAAGAGAAATCTAACAATGCTGAATCTCTCCAAGGAGAGATATCTAAGCGTGACCAGCAGGTTGACACACTTGAGAATCAGATCAACCAGCTCCGCTGTGTTCTGAATGAGAAGGAGCAACTTTATACTTGTTCTGTAGAGAGAGAGAAGACTTTGGAGGACCAGAAATTACAG GTCGAAGCATCACTTGCTGCAACAGAATGCCAACTTAATGAGGCAAAAAAACAGTATGATCTCATGCTTGAAGGTAAACAGATAGAGCTATCCAAGCACTTGAAAGAGCTATCTCTCAAAAATGACCAG GCGATAAATGAAATTCGTAAGAAGTATGAACTTGAAAAGATAGAAATCACTAATGCTGAAAAAGAAAAG GCAGAGAAGCTCGTAAGGGAAATGGAAAACAAATGTGACGAAAAGCTATCAGAGCACAAGCAAGATTCCGAGAGGTATTTGATGCGTCTTAAGGAGGAACATGGCGCAATG GTGGCAAGAATTCAGCAGGATAATGAGCATAAAGAGTCAACTCTCCAGGCTTATCACAAAGAAGAACTGCAGCGCATTCAGTCTCAGGCTGAGAATGAACTGAGGGAG AGGCTGTCATTGCTCAGAAAAGAGCATGACCTTCAAATAAAATCACTAAGGATGCAGCATGAGGAAGAATGCCAGAGGATGCAGGAAGAACTGGAGCTTCAGAAGTCAAAG gaggagaaGCAAAGGGCATTATTACAGTTACAGTGGAAAGTAATGGGAGAAAATCAACAAGTCGACCAAGAAGTGAACTCTAAGAAG GAATACTCTGTTTCGTCGATGAAGAGGAGAGATCCATATGGAAGAAAAGAACATGAGCTCCAGTTGGGAAGTCCTGAGACCAAACGGAAG GATGTAAACTTATCTGGGATTCTACAATCACCAATTTCAAACATGTTGAGAAAGGTAGAGAAAGGGTCTCAAGATATTCCTAAACACAGAAAG GTAACACACCATGAATATGAAGTTGAGACAGCAAATGGAAGAATCACAAAGCGCAGAAAAACTAGGAGCACCGTCATGATTAGT GAACCGAACACTCAGAAGTCATTGCATAATACTGCTGACAAGGATGTTACAAAAATACGAAAG GTTCCCACTGGATCCCATGCTCATCCCGCAAACATCGGCGAATTATTCTCTGAAGGATCCTTGAATCCATATGCTGACGACCCTTATGCTTTTGGCTAG